TTTCTTCTTTTTTGGTCAACTTTTCCGTTTATCCGTTGATTGAAAAGCTGATGATTCACCCGGCACTAAAGCCTTCAGGCACTCAACCGCCGGAAGGTGGGGAAGAGAGTGCAGAAATAGAGAACACAACGGAGAAACAGCCCTCTGAACCTGAATATGTGTTCTATCAGGGGAAGCTGGTGAAAAAAAGCACACTGGAAAACAATGACGATTCTATTTTTCAGGATAGAAGATGACGTTGACCGAGAAGCAAATACGAGGGGATACAAAAATGTTTATCGCAAATTTAACTTATCTAAAACCATTATCAGAAGTTGAGAAATATCTCGAAGCGCATATTGCGTATCTGGATCGGTATTATCATGCAGGGAAATTCATCTGTTCCGGCAGAAAAAATCCTCGTGTTGGCGGAGTAATTTTGTTCAATGCAAAAGATGAAGCTGAAATGAAAGAAATTATTTCAGAAGACCCATTTCATGTAAATGCGATAGCGAGCTATGAAATCATTGAGTTTTATCCCACGAAATACGCGCCTGATTTTCAATGCTTTGCAGACCAATAACTTCCTTGATTCTGGCAAATGCCCTCATAAGTATATCCTATATAAAGCCACCTTAGAGGTACCTGCCTCTAAGGTGGCTTTTAGTTATAGCTCCTTTTTTTCTCCCGTGCCTTCTTCCTGTTCTGCTCCACCGCCGCTCTCAGATGCTGCGCGTTTCTCAACGTTCGCTGCAGAAGCAACGCGGCTTCCTTTGGCTTTTACATGAGACAATGGATTGGCGTTTGCCGCATCGCGCATTTGCTGGCTGGATAAATGCGTATAGATTTCGGTAGTACCCAAATTTTCATGCCCCAAAACATCCTTCAGAACCCGAATGTCTACGTGGCCGTGCTGGTACATTAAGGTAGCAGCCGTATGTCGCAACTTATGCACAGAATATCCGGGGCCTGCAAACTCGATCTTCGCCAGATATTTTTTCACCAGATGCTGCACGGTTTTTGGGCTAATCCGTCTGCGTTGCCTGCTGATGAACAGCGCCTCGCGGTCAATCAGATTATTGTGCGGACGAACCTCCAGATACTGCCGGATTGCTTCTTGACACGCATCGTTTAAATACACAACCCGTTCCTTATTGCCTTTTCCCACAATGCGCATAGTCGACGCGTTTTGCCGAACATCCTTCAAATTGATTCCCACCAGCTCGGAAAGCCGCATTCCGCAGTTTAAAAACAGCGTGAGGATGCAATAATCACGCTGTCGGTCCGGGCCATCTACTGCGTTCAGAAGCTCCATGCTTTGCTCCAGTGTTAAATACTTCGGCAAAGCCTTTTTGAGCTTCGGTGTTTCCAGCTCCAGCATCGGGTTCACGGAAAGCTTGTGGGCTTTATTTGTCAGGTACACATAAAACGCACGTAGGCTTGAAGCTTTTCTGGCTCTGGTTGCCGCTTTATTTCCGCGAACGGCTGAAAGATAATTCATATATTCAAACACATCTGTCAGAGAAATCGACTGAATCAGC
Above is a window of Faecalispora anaeroviscerum DNA encoding:
- a CDS encoding tyrosine recombinase XerC, which gives rise to MNPKLMHECPLIIREFLGYIGTVKGKSDHTMEEYFRDLRTFFRYIKKMRSLVPNDLPLDEISISDVDLALIQSISLTDVFEYMNYLSAVRGNKAATRARKASSLRAFYVYLTNKAHKLSVNPMLELETPKLKKALPKYLTLEQSMELLNAVDGPDRQRDYCILTLFLNCGMRLSELVGINLKDVRQNASTMRIVGKGNKERVVYLNDACQEAIRQYLEVRPHNNLIDREALFISRQRRRISPKTVQHLVKKYLAKIEFAGPGYSVHKLRHTAATLMYQHGHVDIRVLKDVLGHENLGTTEIYTHLSSQQMRDAANANPLSHVKAKGSRVASAANVEKRAASESGGGAEQEEGTGEKKEL
- a CDS encoding YciI family protein; protein product: MFIANLTYLKPLSEVEKYLEAHIAYLDRYYHAGKFICSGRKNPRVGGVILFNAKDEAEMKEIISEDPFHVNAIASYEIIEFYPTKYAPDFQCFADQ